From a single Glycine soja cultivar W05 chromosome 19, ASM419377v2, whole genome shotgun sequence genomic region:
- the LOC114400420 gene encoding TMV resistance protein N-like: MAKQSSSSSFSYRFSNDVFLSFRGEDTRRGFTGNLYKALSDRGIHTFMDDKKIPRGDQITSGLEKAIEESRIFIIVLSENYASSSFCLNELDYILKFIKGKGILILPVFYKVDPSDVRNHTGSFGKALTNHEKKFKSTNDMEKLETWKMALNKVANLSGYHHFKHGEEYEYEFIQRIVELVSKKIDRAPLHVADYPVGLESRIQEVKALLDVGSDDVVHMLGIHGLGGVGKTTLAAAVYNSIADHFEALCFLQNVRETSKKHGLQHLQRNLLSETAGEDKLIGVKQGISIIEHRLRQKKVLLILDDVDKREQLQALAGRPDLFGPGSRVIITTRDKQLLACHGVERTYEVNELNEEYALELLNWKAFKLEKVDPFYKDVLNRAATYASGLPLALEVIGSNLSGKNIEQWISALDRYKRIPNKEIQEILKVSYDALEEDEQSVFLDIACCFKKYDLAEIQDILHAHHGHCMKHHIGVLVEKSLIKISLNGYVTLHDLIEDMGKEIVRKESPQEPGKRSRLWLPTDIVQVLEENKGTSHIGIICMNFYSSFEEVEIQWDGDAFKKMKNLKTLIIRSGHFSKGPKHFPKSLRVLEWWRYPSHYFPYDFQMEKLAIFNLPDCGFTSRELAAMLKKKFVNLTSLNFDSCQHLTQIPDVSCVPHLQKLSFKDCDNLYAIHPSVGFLEKLRILDAEGCSRLKNFPPIKLTSLEQLKLGYCHSLENFPEILGKMENITELHLEQTPVKKFTLSFRNLTRLRTLFLCFPRNQTNGCTGIFLSNICPMRESPELINVIGVGWEGCLFRKEDEGAENVSLTTSSNVQFLDLRNCNLSDDFFRIALPCFANVMRLNLSRNNFTVIPECIKECRFLTMLDLNYCERLREIRGIPPNLKYFYAKECLSLTSSCRSMLLSQELHEAGGTYFLLPRARIPEWFEFQTSEFPISFWFRNKFPAIAICHVIERVAEFSSSRGWTYRPDIRTKVIINGNANLFYSMDLGSDCSVLFDPRDDKVTDNLDEALLENEWNHAEVTCPGFTFTFAPTFIKTGLHVLKQESNMEDIRFSDPCRKTKLENHFNSSKPENQRWVGNDVAKTQVVQQQQLMGSFLSRMWHWALVFLISCRRNNQ, from the exons ATGGCTAAGCAATCATCCTCATCTTCCTTTAGTTACAGATTCAGCAACGATGTGTTCCTCAGCTTCCGAGGGGAAGATACTCGTCGCGGTTTTACTGGCAATCTCTATAAAGCTCTCTCTGACAGGGGAATTCACACCTTCATGGATGACAAGAAGATCCCTAGAGGGGACCAAATCACCTCAGGACTTGAGAAGGCAATTGAAGAGTCCAGAATATTCATCATCGTGCTCTCTGAAAACTATGCATCGTCCTCCTTCTGCTTAAACGAACTTGATTACATCCTTAAGTTTATTAAGGGGAAGGGCATATTGATTTTGCCAGTTTTTTATAAGGTTGACCCTTCTGATGTGAGAAACCACACTGGAAGTTTTGGAAAGGCGTTGACTAATCATGAAAAGAAGTTCAAAAGTACTAATGACATGGAGAAGCTGGAAACATGGAAGATGGCTCTGAACAAAGTGGCTAATTTATCTGGTTACCATCATTTCAAACATGG GGAAGAATACGAATATGAATTTATTCAGAGGATTGTTGAGTTGGTCTCTAAGAAGATTGATCGTGCTCCTTTACATGTTGCGGATTATCCAGTTGGACTAGAGTCACGAATACAAGAAGTAAAAGCGCTTCTGGATGTTGGATCTGATGATGTTGTCCACATGCTGGGTATACATGGGCTCGGTGGAGTAGGTAAAACGACACTTGCTGCTGCAGTTTATAATTCCATTGCTGACCATTTTGAAGCTTTGTGTTTCCTTCAAAACGTGAGAGAAACTTCAAAGAAACATGGGTTACAACATCTACAAAGAAACCTTCTTTCTGAAACGGCCGGAGAGGATAAGTTAATAGGTGTCAAACAAGGAATTTCCATAATAGAGCATAGGCTCCGGCAAAAGAAGGTTCTTTTGATTCTAGATGATGTTGACAAAAGGGAACAGCTACAGGCGCTTGCTGGAAGACCTGATTTGTTTGGTCCTGGCAGTAGAGTCATCATCACGACTCGGGACAAACAATTGCTAGCATGTCACGGTGTTGAAAGAACATATGAGGTGAATGAATTGAATGAGGAATATGCTCTTGAGTTACTTAATTGGAAAGCTTTCAAGTTGGAAAAAGTTGATCCATTTTACAAGGATGTTTTGAATCGAGCAGCAACTTATGCTTCGGGCCTTCCATTGGCTTTAGAAGTAATAGGTTCCAACTTATCCGGAAAAAATATAGAACAATGGATATCTGCTTTAGATCGATACAAAAGAATCCCTAATAAAGAGATCCAAGAGATACTTAAAGTGAGTTATGATGCtttggaagaagatgagcaAAGTGTTTTTCTTGACATTGCTTGTTGCttcaaaaaatatgatttgGCAGAGATCCAAGATAtacttcatgctcatcatggccattGCATGAAACATCATATTGGAGTGTTGGTTGAAAAATCTCTCATAAAGATTAGTTTGAATGGCTATGTTACACTACATGACTTGATAGAGGACATGGGTAAAGAAATTGTTCGGAAAGAATCTCCCCAAGAGCCTGGGAAACGTAGTAGGTTATGGCTACCTACTGATATAGTTCAAGTTTTAGAAGAGAACAAG GGAACTAGTCATATTGGAATcatatgcatgaatttctaCTCCTCATTTGAAGAAGTAGAAATACAGTGGGATGGAGATGCCttcaaaaagatgaaaaatctcaagacaCTTATTATCAGAAGTGGTCATTTCTCCAAAGGTCCCAAACATTTTCCTAAGAGTTTAAGAGTATTGGAATGGTGGAGATATCCTTCACATTATTTTCCATATGATTTTCAAATGGAGAAGCTTGCTATATTCAACTTACCCGACTGTGGGTTTACTTCACGTGAGTTGGCTGCCATGTTAAAAAAG AAGTTTGTGAATCTGACAAGTCTAAATTTTGACTCATGTCAACATTTAACACAGATACCTGATGTATCTTGTGTCCCACATTTGCAAAAATTGTCATTTAAAGATTGTGATAATTTATATGCCATTCACCCGTCAGTAGGCTTCTTGGAAAAACTGAGAATCTTGGACGCAGAAGGTTGCTCCAGGCTTAAGAATTTCCCCCCAATCAAATTGACCTCTCTTGAGCAACTCAAACTTGGGTATTGTCACAGCCTTGAGAATTTTCCAGAAATATTAGGAAAGATGGAAAACATAACAGAACTTCACTTGGAACAAACTCCTGTAAAAAAATTCACTCTTTCATTTCGAAATCTTACTCGGCTTCGAACTTTATTTCTGTGTTTCCCTCGAAACCAGACAAACGGTTGTACTGGCATTTTCCTTTCGAACATTTGCCCGATGCGAGAAAGCCCGGAACTGATCAATGTCATAGGTGTGGGATGGGAAGGGTGTCTATTCCGTAAAGAGGATGAGGGTGCAGAGAATGTGAGCTTAACCACATCTTCAAACGTTCAATTTCTTGATCTCAGAAACTGCAACCTGTCAGATGATTTTTTTCGAATAGCTCTCCCATGCTTTGCTAATGTAATGAGGTTAAACCTATCAAGGAATAATTTCACAGTTATTCCCGAATGCATCAAAGAATGCCGCTTTTTAACAATGCTTGACTTGAATTATTGTGAGCGACTTCGAGAAATTAGAGGGATTCCTCCAAACTTGAAATATTTCTATGCAAAAGAATGCCTATCCTTGACTTCCTCATGTAGAAGCATGCTACTCAGTCAG GAACTGCATGAGGCTGGAGGAACCTACTTTTTGCTGCCAAGAGCCAGGATTCCAGAGTGGTTTGAGTTCCAAACATCGGAATTTCCAATTTCTTTCTGGTTTCGTAACAAATTCCCAGCCATTGCTATTTGTCATGTTATTGAACGGGTCGCTGAGTTTTCCTCATCAAGAGGTTGGACATATAGACCCGACATTAGAACCAAGGTGATCATCAATGGCAATGCAAATTTGTTTTACTCTATGGACTTGGGAAGTGATTGTTCAGTTCTTTTTGATCCGCGGGATGATAAAGTAACAGATAATTTAGATGAAGCACTTTTAGAAAATGAATGGAACCATGCAGAAGTTACATGTCCaggttttacttttacttttgcCCCAACCTTTATAAAAACTGGACTACATGTATTGAAACAGGAAAGTAACATGGAGGATATTCGATTCTCTGATCCttgtagaaaaacaaaattggagAATCATTTCAATAGTTCAAAACCAGAAAATCAAAGATGGGTGGGCAATGATGTTGCCAAGACACAAGTTGTGCAGCAGCAACAACTTATGGGCTCTTTTTTGTCACGCATGTGGCACTGGGCACTAGTGTTTCTCATTTCTTGCCGCCGCAACAATCAATGA